In Kordia antarctica, the following proteins share a genomic window:
- a CDS encoding DUF4407 domain-containing protein: MRKLLLFLSKTDTDIYEKCPKSAKDTQLGFGLFVLLTGILAFCSGTYAILNMFTEFDWKTETVRFNNLGFIVAPLLGTFYALMIIAIDREVVAAKSKATAVSRLCLAIVIGVIVAIPIELKLLEGRIEKQLIQNYKSENLQETSKKETAINKLDEKRSLLEQKIETSQKEVESWSKLMTEELAGGGISGKKGEGKVYRDAKRNMELHITAVKSAQTQLDNFLKYDYTKGRDLAGKNYEQQQVGQQFDLLSKFQALHQIVEEDETGSTWWMSWGIRILFVLFEIIPSLIKIMTSPTEYDALIEARRRMNIQLTNARANEALDNLETDIDLILKNKGHVPLPYMKEIENRIMT, encoded by the coding sequence ATGAGAAAACTACTACTCTTTCTTTCAAAAACAGATACTGATATTTATGAAAAGTGTCCTAAAAGTGCAAAAGATACACAATTAGGATTTGGCTTATTTGTATTATTAACAGGTATTTTGGCCTTTTGTTCAGGCACATATGCAATTTTAAACATGTTTACAGAATTCGACTGGAAGACCGAAACAGTCAGATTTAATAACTTAGGGTTTATAGTCGCACCATTATTGGGAACTTTTTATGCATTGATGATTATTGCCATAGACCGTGAAGTAGTTGCTGCAAAAAGTAAAGCAACCGCAGTTTCAAGATTGTGTTTGGCAATTGTAATAGGTGTTATTGTTGCTATTCCTATTGAGTTAAAACTTTTGGAAGGACGAATAGAGAAGCAACTCATTCAAAACTACAAATCTGAAAACCTTCAAGAAACCAGTAAGAAAGAAACGGCGATAAACAAATTAGACGAGAAAAGAAGCTTGTTAGAACAAAAGATAGAAACATCTCAAAAAGAAGTAGAATCCTGGTCAAAACTGATGACAGAGGAATTAGCTGGAGGTGGAATTAGCGGTAAGAAAGGAGAAGGTAAAGTGTATCGAGATGCTAAGCGTAATATGGAGTTACACATTACAGCGGTTAAAAGTGCACAGACTCAATTAGATAATTTCTTAAAGTATGATTATACCAAAGGTAGAGATTTAGCAGGGAAAAATTACGAACAACAACAAGTAGGGCAGCAGTTTGATCTCCTTTCAAAATTTCAAGCACTGCATCAAATAGTTGAAGAAGATGAAACTGGAAGCACTTGGTGGATGAGTTGGGGAATTCGTATTCTTTTTGTTCTATTCGAAATCATACCAAGTTTGATAAAAATTATGACATCGCCTACAGAATACGATGCGCTTATAGAAGCTAGAAGACGGATGAATATTCAATTGACAAACGCACGCGCAAATGAAGCTTTAGATAATTTAGAAACGGACATTGATCTTATACTTAAAAATAAAGGTCATGTACCACTTCCGTACATGAAAGAAATAGAAAATAGAATTATGACATAG